In one Parus major isolate Abel chromosome 13, Parus_major1.1, whole genome shotgun sequence genomic region, the following are encoded:
- the LOC107210799 gene encoding protein Shroom1 isoform X1 has product MTSAGNETERWTHRQGGRTGKLVEPVTSSENDPLLSGKSVSIMDHLLHLPGRADSAYSSFSGGSNVPEYPTPSCYGEYFCVPPEQVPYMDTEYITGIYNLRAAHSDLRSTQPYKAPDLGTHNSSHSTGLTDHCGITLTQRTSNQEPPSLAAPPLSPPRQLNSYNITDRHLEKSRERRGSEGHAECSMQPAPGVQDSQPAERDVPWNQHWGAVTEQDVELDREKTLENKGLSSDFTNEVSKVQALKREENGEQSPSQQPTKRSNPHIFSRPSSFIFQEYLKTDSVVNVSKILSAYNSGHANKIPKELNSKSYQQTHSNPNAVNDTQEVKQCPRAVRKPSAREAALPSTVPGPSQRKKSLPCAQGPLHAEWHSDMDQDVFEDSSELKYMENALLNKNAPRKPNSYADKNQCYDPEGKIMSNIIPNQQNKVQRSPLSCNCNVMEVQQPQCEELDQGRKQCCDGTRQMAFSRPKENSSSQSFREVQKENQGNNSSPDLSTCLGQEEPPVQKHQPVFQTQLSRKLQEDHAHEQITRQATPMLYYLSAGKSTHVQHSNKDSRSSPKEIPSSSCAASAQGLEIQSEGHQLQRSSHHHQCSASDLLLQDKDLIFRSPASFPEENFQNDYIERLKVAQKKVLKETSFKRKDLQMSLPVRLRQKSSKRPSVEHLRSFSLSSASEDAKPVPCSPSHLESLESFNRNKEIRRPQKGQAGGRKRVTQEQKKLCYSEPEKLNHLMDKEVSWSRVRDEITAQDAVASRRRDLENRGRAFSSSSVSRTELKQIQSSALIKYMEQKLSQRPGGSQHLPLHQPPLQKRLPNPKEPPGHISNLNGSRKMQNYEVFCQLVSDQKSPDVFPPFPFAPPPNMTSRCNPNKGGGSCTSKCPSAESLQQAGGSAPGRAPERPKCTPPSTQDTSRCSRGAAAPFQRCGSCPGTSSFCDPEKDGPQNHEHSDITVCVHGQDKKEQTPETSVPDPRSGSKESTGEEEECRTQSLSGNAALELPEQQQPAASPEQGIMHLHTASAQPHQGDKNPGFLAQETTMHSNHDDVPLERETHLPKRRLQSSQDQRYQELALEIIAKDSSLVNILIPHPLRKTGLDLMEGLFPVNISMLDKSQRKKGKVQHMQKNDSRKSHGDGPEECPKSEHETKKRNKDPASMGNQVLKSNRDNTNELDDITSKKLELMATLQSRLQALWEEQELVLLEVRECSKWGEKLEVMVQDLCKPNEFGRYMMFIGDLEKVVSLLLCLSSRLTRVQDAMSRVDGNTEAEEKQSLIERHKLLSQQWEDAKDLKENLDRRERVVSGILAKYLTEQQLQDYQHFVQVKTSLLIEQKDLEEQIKFFQEQLENLEQSIPI; this is encoded by the exons ATGACTTCAGCTGGGAATGAGACAGAAAGATGGACTCACAGGCAAGGTGGCAGAACTGGGAAGCTGGTAGAGCCTGTGACCTCTTCTGAAAATGATCCTCTTTTGTCAGGCAAGTCAGTCAGCATCATGGACCATCTCTTGCACCTCCCTGGAAGGGCAGACTCTGCTTACAGCTCTTTCTCGGGGGGATCAAATGTTCCAGAGTACCCCACACCATCGTGCTATGGTGAATATTTCTGTGTGCCTCCAGAGCAGGTCCCATACATGGACACAGAATACATAACAGGAATTTATAATCTCAGAGCTGCACACTCTGACCTCAGGTCCACCCAGCCATACAAGGCACCAGACCTGGGTACCCACAACAGCTCTCATAGCACCGGTCTCACAGATCACTGTGGAATTACTCTTACCCAGAGGACTTCAAATCAGGAacctccatccctggcagcacctccactgtcccctcccaggCAGCTCAACAGCTATAACATCACTGACAGACACTTGGAGAAGTCAAGAGAGAGAAGAGGCTCTGAAGGGCACGCTGAGTGTAGTATGCAGCCAGCTCCTGGTGTGCAGGACAGCCAGCCAGCAGAGAGGGATGTACCATGGAACCAACACTGGGGTGCAGTTACAGAGCAAGATGTAGAGCTGGATAGGGAAAAGACTCTGGAAAACAAGGGCCTTTCTTCTGATTTTACAAATGAGGTGTCAAAAGTTCAGGCActaaagagagaggaaaatggagAGCAGAGCCCATCACAGCAACCTACAAAGAGAAGCAATCCACACATTTTCAGCAGACcttcttcattcatttttcaagAATATTTAAAGACAGACTCTGTGGTGAATGTCTCCAAAATACTTTCTGCTTATAATTCAGGTCATGCTAATAAAATTCCCAAAGAGTTGAACTCCAAATCCTATCAGCAAACACATTCCAACCCCAATGCTGTTAATGATACACAGGAAGTCAAACagtgtcccagggctgtgcgTAAGCCAAGTGccagagaagcagcactgccaagcaCTGTGCCAGGGCCCAGCCAGAGGAAAAAGTCTTTGCCCTGTGCTCAGGGCCCACTCCATGCTGAGTGGCATTCAGACATGGATCAGGATGTGTTTGAGGACagttcagaattaaaatatatggaGAATGCTcttctaaataaaaatgctcCTAGGAAGCCAAACAGTTATGCAGACAAAAATCAGTGCTATGatcctgaaggaaaaattatGAGCAATATTATcccaaaccagcaaaacaaagtGCAGAGATCACCACTGTCCTGCAACTGCAATGTTATGGAAGTGCAGCAGCCTCAGTGTGAGGAGTTGGATCAGGGAAGGAAGCAGTGTTGTGATGGCACAAGACAAATGGCTTTTTCCAGACCAAAGGAAAATTCCTCATCTCAGTCATTCCGTGAAGTCCAGAAAGAAAACCAGGGTAACAACAGCAGTCCTGACCTCAGCACATGTCTGGGACAAGAAGAACCTCCTGTTCAGAAACACCAGCCTGTATTTCAAACACAGCTCTCAAGAAAACTTCAGGAGGACCATGCTCATGAACAAATAACCAGGCAGGCAACTCCCATGCTTTACTatctttctgcaggaaaaagcaCCCATGTCCAGCACTCCAACAAGGACTCAAGGAGCTCACCAAAGGAAATTCCAtcaagcagctgtgctgcctcagcACAGGGTCTAGAGATACAAAGTGAAGGCCATCAGCTTCAGAGGAGCAGCCACCACCATCAGTGCAGTGCTTCTGatctcctgctccaggacaaAGATCTCATTTTTAGGAGTCCTGCCTCATTCCCAGAAGAGAATTTCCAGAATGACTATATAGAGAGACTTAAAGTGGCTCAGAAAAAGGTTCTCAAAGAAAcctcctttaaaagaaaagactTACAGATGAGTTTGCCTGTCAGACTGAGACAGAAATCCTCTAAAAGGCCATCAGTTGAACACCTTCGGTCTTTCTCATTATCTAGTGCAAGTGAGGATGCCAAACCTGTTCCTTGCTCCCCTTCTCATCTAGAATCTTTGGAAAGTttcaacagaaacaaagaaataaggAGGCCACAAAAAGGTCAagcagggggaaggaaaagggtaACCCAAGAGCAAAAGAAGCTGTGCTACTCTGAGCCTGAGAAACTCAACCACTTAATGGATAAGGAAGTGTCATGGAGTCGAGTTAGGGATGAAATCACTGCACAAGATGCAGTGGCATCCAGGAGAAGGGACCTGGAGAACAGAGGAAGGGCATTTTCCAGTTCAAGTGTCTCCAGGACAGAGCTGAAACAAATACAGAGCAGTGCACTAATTAAATACATGGAACAGAAACTCAGTCAAAGACCAGGTGGTTCACAACACCTCCCACTGCATCAGCCACCTCTTCAGAAGAGGCTGCCAAATCCTAAAGAGCCTCCTGGCCAcatttccaacctaaatggaagcaggaaaatgcaaaattatgaGGTTTTCTGCCAACTTGTCTCTGATCAAAAATCACCagatgtttttcctccttttccttttgctcccCCACCCAACATGACCAGCAGGTGCAATCCCAACAAAGGGGGTGGGAGCTGCACCAGCAAGTGTCCATCAGCTGAAAGTCTCCAACAGGCAGGTGGTTCTGCACCTGGGAGAGCTCCTGAGAGACCAAAATGCACTCCTCCTTCCACACAG GACACGAGCAGATGCTCCAGAGGTGCAGCAGCCCCGTTCCAGCGCTGTGGGAGCTGCCCCGGCACCTCCAG TTTCTGTGATCCTGAGAAGGATGGACCCCAGAATCATGAACACAGTGACATaactgtgtgtgtgcatggtCAGGATAAAAAGGAGCAGACTCCTGAAACCTCTGTTCCTGACCCAAGAAGTGGAAGCAAGGAGAGcactggagaggaggaggaatgcaGAACTCAGTCTCTGAGTGGGAATGCTGCACTcgagctcccagagcagcagcagcctgcagcttctccagaaCAGGGAATAATGCATCTCCACACAGCATCGGCTCAGCCTCACCAAGGAGACAAAAATCCAGGTTTCCTTGCCCAGGAAACAACCATGCACAGCAACCACGATGATGTTCCCCTGGAGAGAGAGACACACCTGCCCAAAAGGAGGCTGCAATCTTCTCAGGACCAGCGATACCAGGAGCTTGCTTTGGAGATCATTGCCAAAGACAGTTCTCTGGTGAACATTCTCATACCTCATCCTCTTAGAAAAACTGGTTTGGACCTGATGGAGGGCTTATTTCCTGTTAACATTTCCATGCTGGAtaaatcacaaaggaaaaagggaaaagtacAGCATATGCAGAAAAATGA tAGCAGGAAAAGCCACGGAGATGGACCAGAAGAATGTCCAAAATCTGAACATGAAACcaagaaaaggaacaaagatCCTGCCTCTATGGGAAACCAAGTCCTGAAGAGCAATAGGGACAACACAAACGAGCTAGATGACATCACATCTAAGAAA ctggaaCTCATGGCCACTCTCCAATCCAGGCTGCAGGCACtgtgggaggagcaggagctggttcTCTTGGAAGTCAGGGAATGTTCCAAGTGGGGTGAGAAGCTGGAGGTCATGGTACAGGACCTCTGCAAGCCAAATGAATTTGGCCGCTACATGATGTTCATTGGGGACCTGGAGAAGGTGGTGAGCCTCTTGCTGTGCTTGTCCAGCCGCCTCACCCGAGTCCAGGATGCCATGAGCAGGGTGGATGGTAACACAGAGGCTGAGGAGAAG CAATCGCTGATTGAACGGCACAAGCTCTTGTCTCAACAGTGGGAAGATGCAAAGGACCTGAAGGAGAATCTGGATCGGAGAGAACGTGTGGTCTCTGGAATCCTTGCCAAATACCtaacagagcagcagctccaggactATCAACACTTTGTTCAAGTCAAGACCTCCTTGCTGATTGAACAGAAGGACCTCGAAGAGCAGATTAAATTTTTCCAAGAACAATTAGAAAATCTGGAGCAAAGCATCCCCATCTAA
- the LOC107210799 gene encoding protein Shroom1 isoform X4 — MDILLCPYGNIHPLLSGFCDPEKDGPQNHEHSDITVCVHGQDKKEQTPETSVPDPRSGSKESTGEEEECRTQSLSGNAALELPEQQQPAASPEQGIMHLHTASAQPHQGDKNPGFLAQETTMHSNHDDVPLERETHLPKRRLQSSQDQRYQELALEIIAKDSSLVNILIPHPLRKTGLDLMEGLFPVNISMLDKSQRKKGKVQHMQKNDSRKSHGDGPEECPKSEHETKKRNKDPASMGNQVLKSNRDNTNELDDITSKKLELMATLQSRLQALWEEQELVLLEVRECSKWGEKLEVMVQDLCKPNEFGRYMMFIGDLEKVVSLLLCLSSRLTRVQDAMSRVDGNTEAEEKQSLIERHKLLSQQWEDAKDLKENLDRRERVVSGILAKYLTEQQLQDYQHFVQVKTSLLIEQKDLEEQIKFFQEQLENLEQSIPI, encoded by the exons ATGGACATCCTCCTTTGTCCATACGGGAATATTCACCCGCTTCTGTCTGG TTTCTGTGATCCTGAGAAGGATGGACCCCAGAATCATGAACACAGTGACATaactgtgtgtgtgcatggtCAGGATAAAAAGGAGCAGACTCCTGAAACCTCTGTTCCTGACCCAAGAAGTGGAAGCAAGGAGAGcactggagaggaggaggaatgcaGAACTCAGTCTCTGAGTGGGAATGCTGCACTcgagctcccagagcagcagcagcctgcagcttctccagaaCAGGGAATAATGCATCTCCACACAGCATCGGCTCAGCCTCACCAAGGAGACAAAAATCCAGGTTTCCTTGCCCAGGAAACAACCATGCACAGCAACCACGATGATGTTCCCCTGGAGAGAGAGACACACCTGCCCAAAAGGAGGCTGCAATCTTCTCAGGACCAGCGATACCAGGAGCTTGCTTTGGAGATCATTGCCAAAGACAGTTCTCTGGTGAACATTCTCATACCTCATCCTCTTAGAAAAACTGGTTTGGACCTGATGGAGGGCTTATTTCCTGTTAACATTTCCATGCTGGAtaaatcacaaaggaaaaagggaaaagtacAGCATATGCAGAAAAATGA tAGCAGGAAAAGCCACGGAGATGGACCAGAAGAATGTCCAAAATCTGAACATGAAACcaagaaaaggaacaaagatCCTGCCTCTATGGGAAACCAAGTCCTGAAGAGCAATAGGGACAACACAAACGAGCTAGATGACATCACATCTAAGAAA ctggaaCTCATGGCCACTCTCCAATCCAGGCTGCAGGCACtgtgggaggagcaggagctggttcTCTTGGAAGTCAGGGAATGTTCCAAGTGGGGTGAGAAGCTGGAGGTCATGGTACAGGACCTCTGCAAGCCAAATGAATTTGGCCGCTACATGATGTTCATTGGGGACCTGGAGAAGGTGGTGAGCCTCTTGCTGTGCTTGTCCAGCCGCCTCACCCGAGTCCAGGATGCCATGAGCAGGGTGGATGGTAACACAGAGGCTGAGGAGAAG CAATCGCTGATTGAACGGCACAAGCTCTTGTCTCAACAGTGGGAAGATGCAAAGGACCTGAAGGAGAATCTGGATCGGAGAGAACGTGTGGTCTCTGGAATCCTTGCCAAATACCtaacagagcagcagctccaggactATCAACACTTTGTTCAAGTCAAGACCTCCTTGCTGATTGAACAGAAGGACCTCGAAGAGCAGATTAAATTTTTCCAAGAACAATTAGAAAATCTGGAGCAAAGCATCCCCATCTAA